From Pseudomonas putida, one genomic window encodes:
- the pseC gene encoding UDP-4-amino-4,6-dideoxy-N-acetyl-beta-L-altrosamine transaminase — MIPYGRQSIDQADIAAVVEVLQSDWLTQGPLIERFEQGIAQRCGATHAVAVCNATAGLHLACLAAGLGSGDWLWTSPISFVASANCGRYCGAGVDFVDIDPHTWTIDAQALALKLEQAAREGRLPKVVVAVAFAGQSADMRSIAALARQYGFTLIEDAAHAVGARYAGKAVGCGEYADMTVFSFHPVKIITTAEGGMVLTARADLALRLRRLRSHGITRDPGQMTEESHGAWYYQQLELGFNYRITDLQAALGLSQLTRLDAFLARRRELAARYQRLLADLPVSVQAPQQGAESAWHLFVVRLKGDRLQGSHREIFDGMRAAGVGVNLHYIPIHLQPYYRDLGFNPGDFPQAESYYAQALSLPMFPELTDAQQDHVIDSLRGLLQVPVGCVHA; from the coding sequence ATGATCCCCTATGGTCGGCAGAGCATCGATCAGGCTGATATCGCCGCGGTCGTCGAGGTGCTGCAATCCGACTGGCTGACTCAGGGACCACTGATCGAGCGCTTCGAGCAGGGCATCGCCCAGCGTTGTGGCGCAACGCACGCGGTAGCTGTGTGCAACGCCACTGCGGGGCTGCACCTTGCCTGTCTCGCCGCCGGCCTGGGGAGCGGGGACTGGCTGTGGACCAGCCCCATCAGTTTCGTTGCATCAGCTAACTGCGGGCGCTACTGCGGTGCGGGTGTCGATTTCGTCGACATCGACCCGCACACCTGGACTATCGACGCCCAAGCACTTGCGCTGAAACTTGAGCAGGCCGCCCGGGAAGGTCGCCTGCCCAAGGTGGTAGTCGCCGTGGCCTTTGCCGGGCAAAGCGCCGACATGCGTTCGATCGCGGCGCTAGCCCGGCAGTATGGCTTTACCCTTATCGAGGATGCTGCCCACGCGGTCGGCGCGCGTTACGCGGGTAAGGCGGTCGGCTGTGGCGAATATGCCGACATGACGGTGTTCAGCTTTCACCCGGTAAAGATCATCACCACGGCCGAGGGCGGCATGGTGCTTACCGCGCGTGCGGATCTGGCCCTGCGTTTGCGCAGGCTGCGCAGTCATGGGATCACCCGTGACCCGGGTCAAATGACCGAAGAAAGCCATGGCGCCTGGTACTACCAGCAACTTGAACTGGGCTTCAACTATCGCATCACCGACCTGCAAGCTGCCCTGGGGCTGTCTCAACTGACTCGGCTGGATGCGTTCCTTGCCCGTCGCCGTGAGTTGGCGGCTCGTTATCAGCGCTTGCTGGCTGACCTGCCCGTGAGCGTCCAGGCGCCTCAGCAGGGCGCCGAATCTGCGTGGCATCTGTTCGTGGTGCGCCTTAAGGGCGATCGTCTCCAGGGTTCACACCGGGAGATTTTCGATGGTATGCGGGCTGCAGGAGTTGGGGTCAACCTTCATTACATTCCCATTCATCTGCAACCCTATTACCGCGATCTGGGCTTCAATCCGGGCGATTTTCCGCAGGCTGAAAGTTACTATGCCCAAGCCCTGAGCCTGCCAATGTTCCCAGAGCTGACTGACGCTCAGCAAGATCATGTGATCGACAGTCTGCGTGGGTTGCTGCAGGTTCCGGTGGGCTGCGTCCATGCCTGA
- the pseB gene encoding UDP-N-acetylglucosamine 4,6-dehydratase (inverting), translating into MFDDKSIFISGGTGSFGRRFIERLLERYRPRRVVVFSRDELKQYEMQQRFNAPCMRYFLGDVRDAERVRQAMRGIDYVVHAAALKHVPAAEYNPTECIRTNVNGAENIIAAAIENGVQKVVALSTDKAASPINLYGATKLLSDKLFVAANNFAGQQDTRFAVVRYGNVAGSRGSVVPFFKRLIEEGARELPVTDPRMTRFWITLDHGVQFVLDSFARMHGGEVFVPKIPSIRIVDLARGMAGHLPQNVVGIRPGEKLHELMIPLDDARMTLEFGDHFTIVPSIRFNHTDVDFAVDCVGETGRWVAEDFEYRSDTNPAFLTVDQLADLHAGLPA; encoded by the coding sequence ATGTTCGACGACAAGTCCATTTTCATCTCCGGGGGGACCGGATCGTTCGGGCGCCGCTTCATCGAGCGGTTGCTTGAGCGCTACCGCCCACGGCGCGTCGTGGTGTTCTCCCGCGACGAGTTGAAACAGTATGAGATGCAGCAGCGTTTCAACGCGCCGTGCATGCGCTATTTCCTGGGCGATGTCCGTGATGCCGAGCGCGTGCGCCAGGCCATGCGCGGTATCGACTATGTGGTTCATGCCGCCGCGCTCAAGCATGTGCCCGCGGCCGAGTACAACCCCACCGAATGCATCCGCACCAACGTCAATGGTGCCGAAAACATCATCGCCGCGGCGATCGAGAATGGCGTGCAGAAGGTCGTCGCACTGTCCACCGACAAGGCGGCCAGCCCGATCAACCTGTATGGTGCGACCAAGCTGCTGTCCGACAAGCTGTTCGTGGCCGCCAACAATTTTGCCGGCCAACAGGACACCCGCTTTGCGGTTGTGCGCTATGGCAATGTGGCGGGCTCCCGGGGCTCGGTGGTGCCATTCTTCAAGCGCCTGATCGAGGAGGGTGCCCGCGAGCTCCCCGTCACTGACCCGCGGATGACGCGCTTCTGGATCACCCTCGACCATGGCGTACAGTTCGTGCTCGACAGCTTTGCCCGCATGCACGGGGGGGAAGTGTTCGTGCCCAAGATCCCGTCCATTCGCATCGTCGACCTGGCCCGCGGCATGGCCGGGCACTTGCCGCAGAACGTGGTCGGCATCCGCCCGGGGGAAAAGCTGCACGAACTGATGATCCCACTGGACGATGCGCGGATGACCCTCGAGTTTGGTGATCATTTCACCATCGTTCCGTCGATCCGTTTCAACCATACGGATGTTGATTTTGCGGTCGATTGCGTGGGTGAAACCGGGCGTTGGGTTGCCGAGGATTTCGAGTACCGTTCCGATACCAATCCCGCCTTCCTCACCGTAGACCAGCTGGCAGACCTGCACGCAGGGTTGCCGGCATGA
- a CDS encoding TIGR00180 family glycosyltransferase: protein MQGNFSADQAATLRERFTLVLMTHNRPAFLQRTLQYYSGYRCSILVLDSSSESAEVMAAQYPGVEYLHLPQFSYQGFQAKLAYGVGRVNTPFMAFAADDDFLLYDGLNQSLDFLEANPDYGLCHGYCLNYLAEATQVKYYRRNKKVREDYNAPRAEQRLLDYMGEFIPPFFAVTRTALLRQWFELLPEGTSFEWQEIGHAYFLLTNAKARILPIPYAVRETNYGVSEHQTEVIHVLAFTDAKSVAEREQFADFLAGLPTAIEGLDHEARRQLALDSFAVTAEGLFKGRAMTLELIWESSWTDPLNPPVRTFQPSQYVEMPFYNQAFFDQLTALEFLIHAMPAGRLQLQQLEPLLLRQEQLLLAQPSDTSGTVRTRLWEALQCNAFNREVVRHLAGHLRDSDETEESEALFAWLARLEGVLKQSGRELLGSMHSGRLLDWLEARKPDTAALATINEHLALHQGGPQFGILLLDLDNNMAKLQDTFDSLLGGLSKAFRIMVFTTGEPPVATSLQNTLHFIKVSREDYVERINQIARQTACEWLLLAEAGDRFTATGLLRASLELLNAPDCRAVAVDEIQQQADGAWRELLRPGVNLDLLQANPALMARHWLLRREVLVEAGGFDKDFAEALEFDLLLRLIEQGGLNGLAHLDEPMLITPAPQAKDSEHARQALMRHLAGRGYKAQVSTPLPGTLRIDYRHVERPLVSIVLRSEDNLDELQRCLKSILQRTRYARYEVLIADNASQSPQLLEWLAQQQVGKVRVLQSAERLSAAALCNAASAEAKGQYLILLAADAEVVNANWIEALLNQAQRPEVGVVGAKLLDTDGKLAQAGLLLDAEGAVAPAFAGEAANAMGYLNRLAVEQNCPAVSASCLMVRSEVFRALEGLDETTFAHAHGDVDLCLKAAAAGLLTVWTPQVQVIHPGVVAEDEAALAALRAKWSAQWQGTVQSQVLAPGKAALDWAGLIA from the coding sequence ATGCAAGGCAATTTCTCGGCAGACCAGGCAGCCACACTGCGCGAGCGGTTCACGCTGGTATTGATGACGCACAACCGGCCGGCGTTCCTGCAGCGCACGCTGCAGTATTACAGCGGCTATCGGTGCTCGATCCTCGTGCTGGATTCCTCGAGCGAATCTGCCGAGGTGATGGCCGCGCAGTACCCCGGCGTCGAGTACCTGCACCTGCCACAGTTTTCCTACCAGGGCTTCCAGGCCAAGCTGGCCTATGGTGTGGGCCGGGTGAACACGCCGTTCATGGCCTTCGCCGCTGATGACGATTTCCTGCTGTACGACGGGCTGAACCAGTCGCTGGACTTCCTTGAGGCCAACCCCGATTACGGCTTGTGCCATGGCTACTGTCTGAACTACCTGGCCGAAGCCACCCAGGTGAAGTACTACCGGCGTAACAAGAAGGTCCGTGAGGACTACAACGCTCCGCGCGCTGAACAGCGCCTGCTGGACTACATGGGTGAGTTCATCCCACCTTTCTTCGCTGTCACCCGCACTGCATTGCTGCGCCAGTGGTTTGAGCTGCTGCCCGAGGGCACGAGCTTCGAGTGGCAGGAGATCGGCCACGCGTACTTCCTGCTGACCAACGCCAAAGCGCGGATCCTGCCAATCCCCTACGCGGTACGTGAAACCAACTACGGTGTCTCCGAGCATCAGACCGAGGTCATTCATGTGCTGGCCTTCACCGACGCCAAGTCGGTGGCCGAGCGCGAACAGTTCGCCGACTTCCTTGCCGGCCTGCCGACCGCCATCGAGGGGCTGGACCACGAGGCGCGGCGCCAGCTGGCCCTGGACAGCTTTGCAGTCACTGCCGAGGGGCTGTTCAAAGGCCGGGCGATGACCCTGGAGCTGATCTGGGAGTCAAGCTGGACAGACCCGCTGAACCCGCCGGTGCGTACCTTCCAGCCGTCCCAGTACGTGGAAATGCCGTTCTACAACCAGGCATTCTTCGATCAGCTTACGGCACTGGAGTTTCTGATCCATGCCATGCCGGCCGGGCGCCTGCAGTTGCAGCAACTGGAGCCGCTGCTATTGCGCCAGGAACAGCTGCTGCTGGCACAGCCCAGCGACACTTCGGGCACCGTACGTACCCGCTTGTGGGAGGCACTGCAGTGCAACGCGTTCAACCGTGAGGTGGTGCGGCACCTGGCCGGACACCTGCGTGACAGTGATGAGACCGAGGAGAGCGAGGCGCTGTTCGCTTGGCTGGCACGGCTTGAAGGCGTATTGAAGCAAAGCGGTCGCGAACTGCTTGGGAGCATGCATTCGGGTCGCCTGCTCGACTGGCTGGAGGCGCGCAAGCCGGACACCGCCGCGCTAGCGACCATCAACGAGCACCTGGCGCTGCATCAGGGGGGGCCGCAGTTCGGCATCCTGCTGTTGGACCTGGACAACAACATGGCCAAACTCCAGGACACGTTCGACAGCCTGCTGGGCGGCCTGAGCAAGGCGTTCCGGATCATGGTCTTCACCACAGGCGAGCCGCCTGTGGCCACCTCGCTGCAGAACACCCTGCATTTCATCAAGGTCAGCCGCGAAGACTACGTCGAGCGGATCAACCAGATCGCCCGGCAGACGGCCTGCGAATGGCTGTTGCTGGCTGAGGCGGGTGACCGTTTCACCGCCACCGGTCTTTTGCGCGCCAGCCTCGAGCTGCTGAACGCTCCCGATTGCCGCGCGGTCGCGGTAGACGAGATCCAGCAACAGGCCGATGGTGCCTGGCGAGAGCTGCTGCGCCCGGGAGTAAACCTGGACCTGCTGCAGGCCAATCCCGCGCTGATGGCACGCCATTGGCTGCTGCGTCGGGAGGTGCTGGTGGAGGCGGGTGGCTTCGATAAGGACTTTGCCGAGGCGTTGGAGTTCGACCTGCTGCTGCGCCTGATCGAGCAGGGCGGCCTCAATGGGCTGGCCCATCTCGACGAGCCGATGCTGATCACCCCGGCACCGCAGGCCAAGGACAGCGAGCATGCCCGCCAGGCCTTGATGCGACACTTGGCCGGCCGGGGCTACAAGGCCCAGGTCAGTACGCCGCTGCCTGGCACCTTGCGTATCGACTACAGGCATGTCGAGCGGCCGCTGGTGAGCATCGTGCTGCGCAGCGAGGACAATCTGGACGAACTGCAGCGCTGCCTGAAGAGCATCCTGCAGCGCACTCGCTATGCGCGCTACGAGGTACTGATCGCCGACAACGCCAGTCAGTCACCGCAGTTGCTCGAATGGCTGGCGCAGCAGCAAGTTGGCAAGGTGCGCGTGCTGCAAAGTGCCGAGCGCCTGAGCGCGGCAGCGCTATGCAACGCTGCCAGTGCCGAGGCCAAGGGGCAATACCTGATATTGCTGGCGGCGGACGCCGAAGTGGTCAATGCCAACTGGATCGAAGCGTTGCTCAACCAGGCGCAGCGTCCGGAAGTAGGCGTGGTCGGTGCCAAGCTGCTCGATACTGACGGCAAGCTTGCCCAGGCGGGCTTGCTGCTGGACGCCGAAGGCGCAGTTGCGCCAGCTTTTGCCGGTGAGGCCGCAAATGCCATGGGTTACCTGAATCGGCTGGCGGTCGAGCAGAACTGTCCAGCGGTCTCGGCGAGCTGCCTGATGGTCCGTAGCGAAGTCTTCCGTGCTCTGGAGGGGCTCGACGAAACCACGTTCGCCCATGCCCATGGTGATGTCGACCTGTGCCTGAAAGCAGCCGCGGCCGGCCTGCTGACAGTCTGGACGCCACAGGTGCAGGTGATTCACCCCGGCGTGGTCGCCGAGGACGAGGCGGCGCTGGCGGCATTGCGCGCCAAATGGTCGGCGCAGTGGCAAGGTACAGTCCAAAGCCAGGTGCTTGCCCCCGGCAAGGCGGCACTGGACTGGGCCGGGCTGATCGCCTGA
- a CDS encoding cephalosporin hydroxylase family protein translates to MTDTPIKAFEAECNAQIASQGEDKELQQLSRDFFNKSAEHKYSYHFSWMGRPIIQLPQDMMAMQEIVWQVKPDLIIECGIAHGGSILYYASLLELQGHGEVLGIDIDIRPHNRQAIEAHPMSKRVRMIEGSSIDADIAGQVRALAEGKKVVLVLDSNHTHEHVLKELELYAPLVAVGSYCVVMDTVVEDMPADFFPDRPWGPGDNPKTAVWEYLKGNDSFEIDYQLQNKLLVTVAPDGYLRRVR, encoded by the coding sequence ATGACCGACACGCCGATCAAAGCCTTCGAAGCCGAGTGCAACGCGCAGATCGCCTCCCAGGGCGAAGACAAGGAGCTGCAGCAACTGTCTCGCGACTTCTTCAACAAGTCCGCCGAGCACAAGTACAGCTACCATTTTTCGTGGATGGGCCGGCCTATCATCCAGTTGCCCCAGGACATGATGGCGATGCAGGAGATCGTCTGGCAGGTCAAGCCTGACCTGATCATCGAGTGCGGCATCGCTCACGGCGGTTCGATCCTCTACTACGCCTCCCTGCTGGAGCTGCAGGGCCATGGTGAGGTGCTTGGCATCGACATCGACATCCGCCCGCACAACCGCCAGGCCATCGAGGCGCACCCGATGAGCAAGCGCGTGCGCATGATCGAAGGCTCGAGCATCGATGCCGACATCGCCGGGCAGGTCAGGGCGCTTGCCGAAGGCAAGAAGGTCGTCCTGGTGCTCGACTCCAACCACACGCATGAGCACGTGCTCAAGGAGTTGGAGCTGTATGCGCCGCTGGTGGCCGTGGGCAGTTACTGCGTGGTGATGGACACCGTGGTCGAGGACATGCCGGCAGACTTTTTCCCCGATCGCCCGTGGGGGCCTGGCGACAACCCCAAGACCGCAGTTTGGGAATACCTCAAGGGTAACGACAGCTTCGAAATCGACTATCAGCTGCAGAACAAGCTGCTGGTCACCGTGGCACCGGACGGCTACCTGCGCCGGGTTCGCTGA
- a CDS encoding class I SAM-dependent methyltransferase produces the protein MKHELYSATGLPVLQNRTFADAQSARASASADMRLVQDSRTGLVYNDAFDADKLNYDSDYQNEQAHSARFQRHLDDVEGVIARHFRGQRLIEVGCGKGWFLELLRERGYAVTGIDPAYEGDNPDVVKAPFTRELNRQAEAIVLRHVLEHIQDPITFLGAIADANGGVGQIYIEVPCLDWIIEHKAWFDLFYEHVNYFRLADLRRLFGKVAEAGHLFDGQYLYIVADLASLQTTLEPVPPLSLPADFSASLQHAACLVRRDAGRGSAIWGASSKGVIYSLFLQRAGAPVDQVIDINPAKQGRYLPLSGARVSSPQEAMQSLPDGAHLFVMNSNYLEEIRRMTDGRFVYHAVDNADFTDQPTE, from the coding sequence ATGAAACATGAGTTGTATAGCGCCACCGGCCTGCCGGTGCTGCAGAACCGCACATTCGCCGATGCTCAGTCGGCCCGAGCCTCAGCCAGCGCAGACATGCGCTTGGTGCAGGACAGTCGCACAGGGTTGGTTTACAACGATGCTTTCGATGCCGACAAGCTCAACTACGACAGCGACTATCAGAACGAGCAAGCGCATTCGGCGCGCTTCCAGCGCCATCTGGACGATGTCGAAGGTGTCATCGCCCGTCACTTCAGGGGCCAGCGCCTGATCGAAGTGGGCTGTGGCAAAGGCTGGTTCCTCGAACTGTTGCGCGAGCGCGGTTATGCCGTCACCGGCATCGACCCGGCCTACGAGGGCGACAACCCGGACGTGGTCAAGGCGCCCTTCACCCGTGAGTTGAACCGCCAGGCCGAAGCCATCGTGTTGCGCCATGTCCTCGAGCACATTCAGGACCCGATCACGTTCCTTGGCGCCATCGCCGATGCCAACGGCGGGGTAGGGCAGATCTACATCGAAGTGCCGTGCCTGGACTGGATCATCGAGCACAAAGCGTGGTTCGACCTGTTCTACGAGCATGTCAATTACTTCCGCCTGGCCGACCTGCGCCGCCTGTTCGGCAAGGTCGCCGAGGCCGGCCACCTGTTCGATGGCCAGTACCTGTACATCGTTGCCGACCTTGCTAGCCTGCAGACCACGCTCGAGCCCGTGCCGCCGCTGTCGTTGCCGGCCGATTTCAGTGCCAGCCTGCAGCATGCCGCATGTCTGGTGCGCCGCGATGCCGGACGTGGTTCGGCGATCTGGGGCGCATCGTCCAAGGGCGTGATCTATTCGCTGTTCCTGCAGCGTGCCGGTGCTCCGGTGGACCAGGTTATCGACATCAATCCTGCCAAGCAGGGTCGCTACCTGCCGTTAAGTGGCGCGCGGGTGTCATCGCCGCAAGAGGCGATGCAAAGCCTGCCGGATGGCGCCCACCTGTTCGTGATGAATTCCAATTACCTCGAGGAAATCCGCCGCATGACCGATGGCCGTTTTGTCTATCACGCCGTCGACAATGCCGATTTCACCGACCAGCCAACCGAGTAA
- a CDS encoding NAD-dependent epimerase/dehydratase family protein has protein sequence MKVLVTGATGFVGRHLVAALLARGYRVRALARRLEPAQAMPWFGQVDFVAADLHDPQLDVNQLCDGIDALVHLAWPGLPNYQGLFHLERNLMADYAFIKRAVAAGVGQVQVAGTCFEYGLRNGALDEALACQPANPYGLAKHSLRLFLESLARQQPFNLQWVRLFYLFGEGQNPGSLLAALDSAIDQGQPHFDMSGGEQLRDYLAIESASTYLADLLGQRDFSGVVNCCSGQPISVRKLVEARIAERNATLALNLGHYPYPAHEPMAFWGDARKLQALLGARHET, from the coding sequence ATGAAGGTGCTTGTCACCGGTGCCACTGGCTTTGTGGGCCGGCATCTGGTCGCCGCCTTGCTGGCGCGCGGGTACCGGGTGCGTGCGCTGGCACGTCGTCTGGAGCCGGCTCAAGCCATGCCGTGGTTCGGCCAGGTCGATTTCGTCGCCGCCGATCTGCATGACCCGCAGTTGGACGTCAATCAGTTGTGCGACGGCATCGATGCGCTGGTGCACCTGGCCTGGCCTGGCCTGCCGAATTATCAAGGGCTGTTCCACCTGGAGCGCAACTTGATGGCTGACTATGCCTTCATCAAGCGTGCCGTCGCAGCCGGTGTCGGCCAGGTGCAGGTGGCCGGCACCTGTTTCGAATACGGCCTGCGCAATGGCGCGCTGGACGAGGCGCTGGCCTGCCAGCCGGCCAACCCTTACGGGCTGGCCAAGCACAGCTTGCGCCTGTTCCTCGAAAGCCTGGCCCGCCAGCAACCGTTCAACCTGCAGTGGGTGCGCTTGTTCTACCTGTTTGGCGAGGGGCAAAACCCAGGCAGTCTGCTGGCAGCCTTGGACAGCGCAATCGACCAGGGGCAGCCGCATTTCGACATGTCCGGTGGCGAGCAACTGCGCGACTACCTTGCCATCGAAAGCGCCAGTACATACCTGGCCGACCTGCTCGGTCAGCGCGATTTCAGCGGCGTGGTCAATTGCTGCAGCGGCCAGCCGATTTCGGTACGCAAGCTGGTGGAAGCCCGCATCGCCGAGCGCAACGCCACCCTTGCGCTGAACCTTGGCCATTACCCTTATCCTGCCCACGAACCCATGGCGTTCTGGGGCGATGCCCGCAAGTTGCAGGCTCTGCTGGGAGCACGCCATGAAACATGA
- a CDS encoding class I SAM-dependent methyltransferase: MNCRGCGTCLSLPLIDLGTAPPSNAYLRADQLAAAEAWVPLKVAVCEQCWLVQTEDYTRAETLFDADYAYFSSYSSSWLAHARDYVGQMVERFGLNGESRVVEIAANDGYLLQYVAERGIPCLGVEPTRSTAQAAREKGLQIREVFFGEQAAHDLASEGWSADLMAANNVLAHVPDINDFLRGFATLLKADGVATFEFPHLLRLMAEQQFDTLYHEHYSYLSLTAVNTLCARNGLVIFDVSELPTHGGSLRVFVQRADGPRPRQASVDDLLGIEARVGVSTAAFYSTLAPAAQRIKHQLLRFLLQAKAEGKRVVGYGAAAKGNTLFNYAGVKPDLLAWVADANPHKQGKFLPGSRIPVVAPERLAIERPDYVLVLPWNLLKEVSEQQAHIRKWGGRFVIAVPELTVL, from the coding sequence ATGAACTGCCGTGGCTGTGGTACCTGCCTGAGCCTGCCCCTGATCGACCTTGGCACTGCGCCGCCGTCCAACGCCTACCTGCGCGCTGACCAACTGGCCGCGGCCGAGGCTTGGGTGCCGCTTAAAGTGGCGGTGTGTGAGCAGTGCTGGCTGGTGCAGACCGAGGATTACACCCGCGCCGAGACGCTGTTCGATGCCGACTATGCGTATTTCAGCTCCTATTCCAGTTCGTGGCTGGCCCATGCCCGCGACTATGTCGGGCAGATGGTCGAGCGTTTCGGCCTGAACGGCGAGAGCCGGGTGGTTGAAATCGCCGCCAACGACGGTTATCTGTTGCAGTATGTGGCCGAGCGCGGCATTCCCTGCCTAGGTGTCGAACCCACCCGAAGCACTGCACAGGCGGCCCGGGAGAAAGGGCTGCAAATTCGTGAGGTGTTCTTCGGCGAACAGGCCGCCCATGACCTGGCGAGTGAAGGTTGGTCGGCTGACCTGATGGCCGCCAACAACGTGCTCGCTCACGTGCCGGACATCAACGATTTTCTGCGCGGTTTCGCGACCCTGCTCAAAGCCGATGGTGTGGCCACTTTCGAGTTTCCGCACCTGCTGCGCCTGATGGCCGAGCAGCAGTTCGATACCCTTTACCATGAGCACTACTCCTACCTGTCGCTGACGGCGGTCAACACGCTTTGTGCCCGCAACGGCCTGGTGATCTTCGATGTCAGCGAACTGCCGACCCATGGCGGATCGTTGCGGGTTTTCGTGCAGCGCGCCGATGGCCCGCGCCCACGCCAGGCCAGTGTCGACGACCTGCTTGGCATCGAGGCGCGGGTCGGTGTCAGCACGGCGGCGTTCTACAGCACCCTTGCACCGGCGGCGCAGCGGATCAAGCACCAGCTGCTGCGCTTCCTGTTGCAGGCCAAGGCCGAAGGCAAGCGAGTGGTTGGCTATGGCGCCGCAGCAAAGGGCAACACCCTGTTCAACTACGCAGGCGTGAAGCCCGACCTGCTGGCCTGGGTGGCCGACGCCAACCCGCACAAGCAGGGCAAGTTCCTGCCGGGCAGCCGAATTCCCGTGGTCGCCCCCGAGCGCCTGGCCATCGAGCGGCCGGACTATGTGCTGGTACTGCCGTGGAACCTGCTCAAGGAAGTCAGCGAGCAGCAGGCGCACATCCGCAAATGGGGCGGGCGCTTTGTGATCGCCGTGCCTGAGCTGACCGTCCTGTGA